The window CGCACAGCCAGAAATAAGCATCTACAAACGTGAGGGTAATTTGCAGGAAAATGATAAAGGGTTTGAACGGCTTAGGGAAGAAACTGTTAGAAGATTTTTTTGAGTATCAGCGGCCGCGCCCAAACAGCCAGAAAAGCAATGACAGCACCACGCTGATGATGATGCACGTGGAAAGAGGAAAGTAGAAGACAGAGTTTTTGCCGCGATAAACAAAATCGCCCGGCAGGCGGCCCAGCGGCAGATTGAAACGGCCTGCCAGCAGCAGGGCCGCGCCAACCAGAACGATCAGGCTGCCGAGCACCAGCAGCATTTTTCCCAACTCATTCATTTTTCAAACACTCATGACCTGCGGACACCCCAAGCAATGAAAATAGGGGACTTATACATCTATTTTCGAGGCAAATCCCATTGGAATGATTGTAGCCCTGAGTAATGTTCGAGAGCAGCTGCGAGCTAGTGGAAAGCTGATGACTTCAGTGGGTATGCCGCCGAACCGGGGCGTTGCCCGCCGACCTTCAGGACCTTCACGCTGCTGTTGAGATCGGAAGTGCCGACCAGAGCGATGGCGCCGCTCTCAAGGGCTACAGTTTGCATCTGCATGCCGTTGGACACTACGGCAATCGGTTCGTGACCGGGCTTGTGGGCGACGCGTCTTTTTCTCCAGTACTGCTGGAACTGCAAGTCACTCATATGCACAACACGGCGGAGAAGAACGTCCCGCTCCCTGGCGCTGGGAGCGCGCACAATTGGGACAATCTGCGTGCCATCTTTCCAGAACTGCTGTGTTCCCGGAAAGATATTGCGGAGTTCCGCGAGAGAGATCGACTGGGTGGAATTTCGCGTGTTGACGATTACGGCAATGCTGGTGTCGCGGGCAAAGAGATGCGGGGGGCTAAGAACGAGAGCAAGAATCCCGGCCGCTATCGCAAACGCTTTTCTGCGGATTGCCGCTTTCATAATTCTAAAAAACTCGGAGCCGAGTCATGAACGTCCCGGCCCCGCTTTGTTGATTATTTCCAGTATTGGTCGCGCAACTGCGTCTGCTTGCTGACCAGAGGAATTTCCTGGCCTTGAATGAAGACGTGTTTTACATCAGTCTTCACGTCCAGCGGATCGCCATTGGCCACAACGACGTTGCCCATCTTGCCGACGTCGAGCGAGCCGAGGTCCTTGTCCACGCCCCACATCTGCGCGGGATTGATAGTCAAGGCCTTGAGCGCTTCATCGGGCGGCAGTCCAAACCCGACAGCGTAACCGGCGGCATAAGGCAGGTTGCGCGACTGGTGCGCGTCATAAGAAGCAAACGCGATTTTCACGCCGCGCTTGGCCAGTTGCGCCGGAACGCTATAGACCGCGTCATACCGCTCTGATTCTTTGGGCTGCTCGTAAATGGGGCCGACGATCACGGGCAAGCCGGTGGCAGCGACTTTGTCCAGCAGGCTGGCGGAATGCGTCACATGGTTGAGAATTACCTTGAGGTGAAATTCATTCGCCAGATCCAGCGCCGTGAGCAGGTCGTTTGGCTGCTCAGCCGCCAGCACTACAGGTTTTTTGCCGTGCAGGTAAGGCAGAAGGGCCTCAAGTTTCAGGTCGCGCTTGGGAGGAGCGCCGGCCTTGTCCTTTTCTTTCGCGTCTGAACTGGACTTCTTCCTGTCATAGGCCGCAAGTTTCTGGTCGTAATCCAGCGCGTCAATAAATGCCTGGCGCAGCTGCGTTGCCATACCCATGCGGGTGAAGGGAAATTTGGCTTGCTCAAAGCTCTGGTTGCGGCGCTGGGCGCCAGTGAAGTTGAGAGGCATGGCGATATCGCGGATCGTCAGCATCTCTGAGGCGGATGCGCCGGCGAGCTGGATGAATGAATCCTGACCGGGCAGGGTGTCACCGCTGGCCGGAGCGACAATGGCGTTGGTAATGCCATTTAGGCGCGTTACGGGAATCAGCGCAGTCTCTGCATGGAAGGCATCGTAAACATGCATATGCGGCATGATCTCGTCGCTCATCTCGATTTCATCATTAGTCATGCGCTCGGCGGAAATCTCAGTCAGGCCCAGGTGAGTTTCTGAATCGATCAGTCCGGGATAGACCGTCATGCCGGTTGCGTCGATGACTTTTGCGCCGGAAGGGATTGCCGTTCCCGGGCCGCCGACAGCAGTGATGCGTCCGTTATGCATTACCACCACGCCGTTTTCAATAACGCCGTGCGTGATGGTAAGCAGCTTGCCACCTTTCAGCGCAATCGTCTCATTGGAAGCGGGAGTGGCGGCGTTTGAGTGGGCCGATCGTGCCGGAGCGGGCGCGGATTTAGTTTTCTTTGTTTGTGCGCTAAGGCTTTGCGCGGAAAAGCTCGCTACAAGGGCGATGATAATAATCAATTTTTTCAGCATGGTTACTGTACCTCCTTGTAGTGGGTAAGCCCGAGTCCGGGAAGCGAGCGGTCAAAGTAAAGATCGCCATCGATGAGAACCTTATCGACCAGCGCGGAAGAAGAAAGCGGGTAGCTGTTCCAGATTGAGATGTCCGCGTCTTTTCCCACGTCAATGGAGCCGACGCGATCATCAACGCCGATGATCCACGCGGGATTAATCGTGATGGCTCTCAGCGCTTCATCTTCCGTAAGGCCATAATGGATGGCCTTGCCGGCTTCCTGATTGAGGCGGCGGGTCACGTCTTCTGAATCGCTCTTGAGCGCAACGCGGACGCCTTTGTGCGCGGAGATGGCGGCGTTCCAGGGAATACCGTCCCACGCTTCATACTTAAAGCCCCACCAGTCTGGCCATGTGGCAATGGCCACGCCGTTGGCGGCGATCTTGTCGGCAACTTTGTATGCTTCAAGCGCGTGGTGAAACGCGCGGATCTTGTAGCCGAACTCCTTGGCCATGGCCATTTCGGTAAGGAACTCATCGGCGCGATAGCAATGGATCTGCACCAGCAGCTTGCCGCGAAGAATATCGGCCAGCGCTTCCAGCTTCAGGTCCTTCTTGGGCGGCGTGGCGTCCTTGTCGCCTTTTTTCACTTTGGCGTCGTAGTCGTCCCATGTGCGCATGTACTCGCGGGCTTCAATGAATGACGCACGCATCACCTCAAAGTTGCCCATGCGTGTGGAAGGCAGCTGGTTCCTGCTGCCATAGACGCGCTTTGGATTCTCGCCGCTGGCAAACTTGATGGACTGCGGCGCGCCTGGGAAGAGCAGTTCGTCGCGACCGAGGCCATACTTGTGCTTGATCACAATGGCCTGCCCGCCAATCATGTTGGCTGAGCCGTGCAGCAGCAGTGATGTGGTAACGCCGCCGGCCAGCGCGCGATAAATTGCCTTGTCGTTGTAGTCAAAGGCGTCGCGCATCATCATCTGCGGCGTGATGGGACTGGTGGCTTCGTTCACGTCGTCATCGAGCGCGATGTGCGAGTGTGAGTCAATAATGCCGGGCATCACGAACTTTCCGGTGGCATCGATCACGGTTGCGCCGGCCGGAGCATCCACGCTCTGCCCCACGGCGGCAATCTTCCCGTTGTGGATGTAGATACTGCCGTTTTCGATCTTGCCGTGGGTCACCGTGAGAATCGTCCCGCCCTTGATGACCACGTCATTGTGAATTGCCGGCGTTTCCGGCGCGGGCTTTTTGTTGGGCGTGGCGTTGTCGGTGACCGCGTTGGCTTTGGATTCAGTTCCGGGAGTGGCTTGCTCCGGACTGGCAGGGTTTTGCGATGCGGGCGAAGGCTGCTGCGTGTTCTGGGGCTGCTGCGCAAAAGCAAAACTGCTTAGCACCCAACACAATGACAGCAACATCGCACGATACAGATGAGGGCGATGCGGCATAGGCTTGAACTCCGAGGGAGGGAATGAAAGAACCCGCGATTCTATGGGAGCAAATAGCAATTGGCAATGGAATTGAGAAGTGCATTTCGTCCCAGCAAGCAGTGGCCGACGGCATTCAACTAAAAACACTTAACCGCAACGGACGCAAAGGTCGCAAAGGAACCGGAAACCCAAAATTCTTTCTTCCTTAGCGTCCTTCGCGCCCTTTGCGGTAAATGGGTTTAGCTGAATGATGATTGCTGAGTGCTAAAGTATCCCCATGCGAGCCGTAGTCCAGAGAGTGAGCCGCTGCCGCGTGACCGTTGAGGGCAACGTTGTCGGCGAAATCGGTACCGGACTCCTGGTGCTGTTGGGCGTGAGCAAGGCCGACAATGAAGCCGCGGCGGATTACCTGGTGGAAAAGATCGTGGCCCTCCGCATTTTTGAAGATGCTGAGGGCAAGATGAATCGTTCTGTACAAGACTCCGGCGGCGCGGTGCTGGTGGTTTCACAATTCACGCTCTATGGCGACGTGCGGCGGGGCAAGCGTCCGTCGTTTGACGCAGCGGCACGGCCCGAAGAGGCCAAGCGGCTGTACGAATATTTTGTCGGCAAAATCCGGACGGCCGGACTGCGCTGCGAAACAGGACAATTCCAGGCCATGATGGAAGTTGAGCTGGTGAACAGCGGGCCGGTGACGATCCTGCTGGATTCGGAGAAACAATTCTAAATTCTTACCGCGGATGAACACGGATCAAGGCGGATCAAACACGGCAGAAACAAAGCTCAGCGGCTCCCGATGCAGATCTCTTCACCGCGGATGATAGACGCAGAACGAGTCAATGCAGGACCGGTAGCGATCATGCTGGATTCACAAAGAGCATTTTGAGCGTCGCGAGACACTTCAGCGCTGGAATGGATATTCGTTTATCCAGTGGAAACCGCGATTCACCAAATTGAACTTGTCGCGGTCCACGAGCTTCAATTTCATCTCAACCTGATGGCCATCCATGGAGCCGGCCAGGACAAGCTGGTCGGGGGCAGGACGAGTGTAGGTTAGGGCGGCTTTCCAGTTCTTGTCCGCAGGCTTGGTCAAGCCAATCGTATGTTCTTTCTCATTGATGGCTGATCCGTATCCGGCAAAGGTGTCATCCGGCCGCTGGAATGACGTGAAGGTAGGGAAATCAAAGACCACGCGACGCCAGCGGTCCTTGTCAGTAAACAACGGAGAGCGCAGCTGGCCGTCAACCGACATCTCATCGACATTCCAGATGCCATACAGCGCGGACTTGGGTCGCCCGCCACCATAGGTGTGCCAAGCCTGAATTCCCGAATAAACACCCATGCCGAGCAGGTACAAGCCAAATACAACCTGCAAAGCCACGGCCACACGGTTGGCGCGCGCGGAGCAAAATAGAGCGGATTGTCGCGAAGGAGCTGCGGCGCGGTCAGTAAAGAAGAAGTCGATCATTCTGCGCGCATCGGGGACCAGCAGGAAGAGAGAAAACAGGATCAGATGAAAGGAGAATAGTTTCACCGGCACGTCATAGGTCATATTCAGCATGAAAACCTGAATCATGTCCGCCAGGCAGACCAGCGCTCCAAGGGGCGTGGTCCGCGGGGTCAGGAGCAAAATGCCTCCCACAGTTTCAGCGCAACCGGCAAAAATCTCATAGGAACGTGAAGCTCCAATCGACGACCACAGTACCGCCATCGGCGAGAAGTTGCCGTAAGGCTCCAGCAGGCGCGTGAGATAAGGAAAGGGCATCTGCAAGGGAATCGCCTTGGCAAGGCCGTACAGAAACATCTCTGAAGCAAGCGCGAAGCGCAACGCCAATCGGAACCACTTGTGGAAAGTCACGTAGTTGGGGCGACGGCGATCCAGAATCGACCAAACGAGCGTGATCACCGAGGCAATCACCAGCAGGCAGAAAGCCAGAACCCAGTCGAATGTCTTGTCACCGCTGCCGCTGCCGGTGTAAACGAGTTCATGCTTGACGCGAAATACATGGCTGGCGGTCCAGAAGGTGATGTGCCGCAAGGGCCAGAGAGAAGATAGCTCGGGAATATTTACTTTTGGGATGAGAAACAGCCCGCCCAGAATCTGGTTGCTCAGGCTGAAGAGAATGAAATAAGCAACGCAGAATCGAAAAGCGATGCGGGAAGCAAGCCCCCAATGCTCCACCGGAGCGGGAGATTCGGATTGGGGAAAGGCCTGAGATTCCGCCGATTGAACAGCATCGGTTGTAAGAGCAACTTGAGCGTAGTCTGCCAAAGGTCACCTCCCGAACACCCGCGCTTTTGGCTGAAAAAAGTGCTGTTATTATGCCATTGCCAGCAGATCTCCGTCGCGCAGAATGCGTATTTTTTAGCAGCATTGCTGCTCGATTCCACGATGGCGTCTGGTACCATGCTCCCGCTATGAAAATTAGCCTTTTCCTGTTTTTGCTCTTCTCGCTGGCAAGCTTTGCTCAATCGCGGCCTGCCGCCGCCGGTGACGAAACGCAACAACTTCTGCAGGCGCTGGCCGATGCGCCCGGGCCTTCCGGCTTTGAAGAGCCAGTGCGCAAGATCATGGTTGAGCGCATGAAGCCGATGGCAGAAAAGTTGAGCTATGACGGCCTTGGCTCCGTGATCGCCGTGCAGGGCACAAGCGGCCCGCGCATTATGGTGGACGCGCACATGGACGAATTGGGCGGGATGGTGCGGCGCGTGACTAATGATGGCTATCTCACTATGCAGATGCTGGGTGGCTGGCTGGACCAGGCGCTGGTGGATCAGCGCTGGACAATTATTGGATCGAAAGGGCCGGTGCGGGCGATTACCGGCATTCGCGATATTCATATCGTTCCGCAGGAAGAGCGAACCAAGGTCTATCCGCGTGAATCGCTCTTTCTTGACGTGGGCGCGAAGAACGCGGCTGAAGTTGCCGCGCTGGGGCTGGAGCCGGGTGATCCTGTGGTTCCGGACGCGCCGTTCGCGGTGATGAACGGAAGCCAGAATTACCTGGGCAAGGGCTGGGACGACCGCGTGGGCTGTGCCGTGGTGATTGAGGCCATGAAGAAGCTGGCGCACGCCCCGCATCCGAACCAGATTTTCTGGGTGGCGACGGTGCAGGAAGAAATCGGTGTGCGCGGCGCGCATACCTCCAGTGAAATTGTGAAGCCGGAGATTGGCATTGCCATTGAAGGCGGCGTCACGCGCGACGCGCCCGGAGTGCACCCGGAAGAAGCTCAGGAGCTGCTCGGAGGCGGGCCGGCGATTTTTCTGTATGACTCCAGCGCACTGCCAAACCTGAAATTGGTCTCGCTGATCAAGCAGACAGCGAAAGAAAAAGTCATCCCGTTGCAAAGCGACCTGATCCAGGGCTATGGCGACGATTCGTCCGAGATGCAGAAGAGCAACGGCGGCGCGCCAACCGTGAACATGGTCGTCCCGGTGCGCTATACGCACTCGCACAACGGCATCATGAACCGCGGCGACTTTGACAAGATGGTGGACCTGCTAGTGGCGGTGCTGCAAAAGCTGGACGCAAAGACCGTGGCGAATTTGAAGGATTTCACGCCGCAGTAAAATGCCACCGCAGAGGCCGGGAGAGCGCAGAGAAAGACATTAGCCGCGAATTGCGCGAACAAACGCGAATCTGATTTTGGGTTCGTTTCTATTCGTATTGATTCGCGGCTAAAATTTTTCCGAATCATTCTGAGGAGTACTAAGATTTTCCAACTGCCGCCGCCAATCTAGTTCTTCAACGAAAGCCGCTGACTGACGCCAGCCGGCTTTGACCTTTACAAACAATTCCAAGTAGACCTTTTTCCCGAAGCGCTTTTCCAGTTCCATCCGCGCGGAGGTGCCCATCTGCTTGAGCTTCTGGCCGCCTTTGCCGATGAGGATGGCCTTCTGGCTATCGCGTTCGCAAAAGATGGCGGCGGCAATGCGCAGCAGTTTGGGCAGATCTTCAAATCGCTCAACGATGACAGCCGTGGCATAAGGCACTTCTTTACCGGTCTGGAGCAGAACTTTTTCCCGGATGATTTCTGATGCCAGGAAGCGTTCCGGCTGGTCAGTGAGTTGATCTTCAGGAAAATACGGCGGGCTTTGCGGCAGCGCGCGAATGACTTTATCGAGCAGCACTTCAAGCCCTTCTCCCTTCAAGGCCGAGATGGGAATAACTTCCTGGAATGCGTGGAGCTTGCTGTAACGCTCGATTACCGGCAGCAGGCGCTCTTTGTGGAGGCGATCAACTTTATTCAGCAGCAGAATGACAGGCGCGCCGGAGTGCTTGACGAGTTCAAGGACTTGTTCATCGGCGGGACCAAAGCGGTCCGTGGCGTCAACCAGTAGCAGAACAAGGTCGCGGCTCTCAAGAGCGGCGTGAATTTCCTGCATCATCTTGCGGTTAAGGCGGCTATCCGGTTTGTGGACTCCGGGCGTGTCGATAAAAACGATCTGACCTCCGGGGCGCTTGCCTTTTGGCTTGACGTTGAGAATGCCCTGGATGTTCATGCGCGTGGTCTGCGGCTTTTCCGTGACGATGGCGATTTTCTCACCGACCAGTGCGTTGAGCAGCGTGCTTTTACCGGCGTTGGGACGCCCGATGATGGATACGAAACCTGAGTGCGGCTGCGGCATTTATGCCTCTCGCTGTCGCGGAGAAGAATCAGCTTGCTCCGGCTGCGACCGGCAAACCCTGACCTTTTCTATTTTGCGATCTGTGGATTCAAGGATTTCAAAACGGAGACCTTCATCTTCAACGACTTCACCGGGCTGGGGAATTCGTCCAGCGATGGCGCTGACCAGACCGCCGACTGTGGTGGTATCGCGCTGGTCAAGGCGCATATCAAAAAGGTCCTGAAGGCGGCCAACGTCCACTGTGCCCTGCATCACGTAAGCGTGGTCGCCTTCACGGATGATGTCATGCGAAAACTCATGCTCGTCGCGAATTTCACCGACGATTTCCTCCACTAGGTCCTCCAGCGTGACCAGGCCCGCGACGGAGCCATATTCGTCAATGACGATGGCCATGTGGATGTTGTCTTTCTGCATTTCACGGAGAAGCTGTGAGGTCATCTTGGTTTCAGGCACGAAGAGCACTGGACGCACGAGCTTGGCGACGGTGGTGGTGCGAGCATCGGCTTCAGGAAGCTGGATGAGATCATGCGCCAGCACCATGCCTTCAATTTGGTCGATGCTGGTGGAAAATACGGGCACGCGGGAATGCGGCTTGTCACGCAGCATGGACGTAAATTTTTCAATGGTCGTGGTGGACGGTACGGCAAAGATGTTAGGCCGGGGCGTCATCACGTCACGAACAGTCTTGTCGCCAAACTCAACCACGGACTGAATGAGTTGGCGGTCACCCTCTTCCAGAATACCTTCTTCTTCCGCGGCTTCAATCAGCGCGTCCACGGCTTCTGAAGGATGCTCAGGTTCTTCTGGCTCATGTGGCTCCGCCAGCGCGGCCACGGAGAGCCCGAAACCAAGAACGACGGTGATGGGCAGCATGAGATAGATCAGGACTTGCAAGAGCGGAATGAATTTCACCAGCCACACGCCGCGCGTCCGGGTGAACAGCATGTAAGGCAGCAGGCGGTTGCAAACAATAATGACCAGAATGATGCCGATGATCGCCTGCACGGTTTCCGGCCAGGTCCAATGCGGGTCTCGAAAGACAAGATAGCCGATGATGAAGGCGACAGATGCCGTGCTGAGCTGCGTGAGGACAGAAAAAGTAAGAGCTGCGCGCTGGCTGGAACGAAGCAGACGCGGCTCGACAAGATTTTCAAAGGCCTCAATGTTTTCCTGAAATTCACGGCTCAGGAACTTGCCGCTTTCGGTGTAGAGCCGCTCGACATACGAGACGAGTACAAGCAGCGCGCAGAGCAGGAGAACGACCGTGTATAGAGCGACGAGGGTCATGGCTTGCTCCTGCGGCGGATGCTGGCTGCGCGTTTGGCGGCGGGTTTGCGGCGAGCTTTGACCGTTGGTTTAGCTTTAGTCGGTGTGCCGCTGGAATGCGTGCGGTCGATCAACGAAGCAGGCAGTTTGAGTTGAGAGCGCATGCGAGATTCCACGCGGGCCATGCGTCCATTGTCGGACTCATGATCGTAACCAGCAAGATGCAGCATGCCGTGCAGCACGAGTATTTTTAATTCATTGGCAAAGCTGTGGCCGAAGCGCTGAGCGTTTTCGAGTGCGATTTGCGCGGAGATGGCGATGTCACC is drawn from Terriglobia bacterium and contains these coding sequences:
- the dtd gene encoding D-tyrosyl-tRNA(Tyr) deacylase translates to MRAVVQRVSRCRVTVEGNVVGEIGTGLLVLLGVSKADNEAAADYLVEKIVALRIFEDAEGKMNRSVQDSGGAVLVVSQFTLYGDVRRGKRPSFDAAARPEEAKRLYEYFVGKIRTAGLRCETGQFQAMMEVELVNSGPVTILLDSEKQF
- the ybeY gene encoding rRNA maturation RNase YbeY codes for the protein MVIFDPPISGASPRSVSAAQLQRFARRAQKLAEVQGEVDILIATNKRLRDLNRRFRRKDKPTDVLSFPRPSGGDIAISAQIALENAQRFGHSFANELKILVLHGMLHLAGYDHESDNGRMARVESRMRSQLKLPASLIDRTHSSGTPTKAKPTVKARRKPAAKRAASIRRRSKP
- a CDS encoding M42 family metallopeptidase — its product is MKISLFLFLLFSLASFAQSRPAAAGDETQQLLQALADAPGPSGFEEPVRKIMVERMKPMAEKLSYDGLGSVIAVQGTSGPRIMVDAHMDELGGMVRRVTNDGYLTMQMLGGWLDQALVDQRWTIIGSKGPVRAITGIRDIHIVPQEERTKVYPRESLFLDVGAKNAAEVAALGLEPGDPVVPDAPFAVMNGSQNYLGKGWDDRVGCAVVIEAMKKLAHAPHPNQIFWVATVQEEIGVRGAHTSSEIVKPEIGIAIEGGVTRDAPGVHPEEAQELLGGGPAIFLYDSSALPNLKLVSLIKQTAKEKVIPLQSDLIQGYGDDSSEMQKSNGGAPTVNMVVPVRYTHSHNGIMNRGDFDKMVDLLVAVLQKLDAKTVANLKDFTPQ
- a CDS encoding DUF2905 domain-containing protein — encoded protein: MNELGKMLLVLGSLIVLVGAALLLAGRFNLPLGRLPGDFVYRGKNSVFYFPLSTCIIISVVLSLLFWLFGRGR
- a CDS encoding amidohydrolase family protein, whose amino-acid sequence is MLKKLIIIIALVASFSAQSLSAQTKKTKSAPAPARSAHSNAATPASNETIALKGGKLLTITHGVIENGVVVMHNGRITAVGGPGTAIPSGAKVIDATGMTVYPGLIDSETHLGLTEISAERMTNDEIEMSDEIMPHMHVYDAFHAETALIPVTRLNGITNAIVAPASGDTLPGQDSFIQLAGASASEMLTIRDIAMPLNFTGAQRRNQSFEQAKFPFTRMGMATQLRQAFIDALDYDQKLAAYDRKKSSSDAKEKDKAGAPPKRDLKLEALLPYLHGKKPVVLAAEQPNDLLTALDLANEFHLKVILNHVTHSASLLDKVAATGLPVIVGPIYEQPKESERYDAVYSVPAQLAKRGVKIAFASYDAHQSRNLPYAAGYAVGFGLPPDEALKALTINPAQMWGVDKDLGSLDVGKMGNVVVANGDPLDVKTDVKHVFIQGQEIPLVSKQTQLRDQYWK
- the era gene encoding GTPase Era produces the protein MPQPHSGFVSIIGRPNAGKSTLLNALVGEKIAIVTEKPQTTRMNIQGILNVKPKGKRPGGQIVFIDTPGVHKPDSRLNRKMMQEIHAALESRDLVLLLVDATDRFGPADEQVLELVKHSGAPVILLLNKVDRLHKERLLPVIERYSKLHAFQEVIPISALKGEGLEVLLDKVIRALPQSPPYFPEDQLTDQPERFLASEIIREKVLLQTGKEVPYATAVIVERFEDLPKLLRIAAAIFCERDSQKAILIGKGGQKLKQMGTSARMELEKRFGKKVYLELFVKVKAGWRQSAAFVEELDWRRQLENLSTPQNDSEKF
- a CDS encoding DoxX family protein, with the translated sequence MADYAQVALTTDAVQSAESQAFPQSESPAPVEHWGLASRIAFRFCVAYFILFSLSNQILGGLFLIPKVNIPELSSLWPLRHITFWTASHVFRVKHELVYTGSGSGDKTFDWVLAFCLLVIASVITLVWSILDRRRPNYVTFHKWFRLALRFALASEMFLYGLAKAIPLQMPFPYLTRLLEPYGNFSPMAVLWSSIGASRSYEIFAGCAETVGGILLLTPRTTPLGALVCLADMIQVFMLNMTYDVPVKLFSFHLILFSLFLLVPDARRMIDFFFTDRAAAPSRQSALFCSARANRVAVALQVVFGLYLLGMGVYSGIQAWHTYGGGRPKSALYGIWNVDEMSVDGQLRSPLFTDKDRWRRVVFDFPTFTSFQRPDDTFAGYGSAINEKEHTIGLTKPADKNWKAALTYTRPAPDQLVLAGSMDGHQVEMKLKLVDRDKFNLVNRGFHWINEYPFQR
- a CDS encoding hemolysin family protein, translating into MTLVALYTVVLLLCALLVLVSYVERLYTESGKFLSREFQENIEAFENLVEPRLLRSSQRAALTFSVLTQLSTASVAFIIGYLVFRDPHWTWPETVQAIIGIILVIIVCNRLLPYMLFTRTRGVWLVKFIPLLQVLIYLMLPITVVLGFGLSVAALAEPHEPEEPEHPSEAVDALIEAAEEEGILEEGDRQLIQSVVEFGDKTVRDVMTPRPNIFAVPSTTTIEKFTSMLRDKPHSRVPVFSTSIDQIEGMVLAHDLIQLPEADARTTTVAKLVRPVLFVPETKMTSQLLREMQKDNIHMAIVIDEYGSVAGLVTLEDLVEEIVGEIRDEHEFSHDIIREGDHAYVMQGTVDVGRLQDLFDMRLDQRDTTTVGGLVSAIAGRIPQPGEVVEDEGLRFEILESTDRKIEKVRVCRSQPEQADSSPRQREA
- a CDS encoding amidohydrolase, producing the protein MLLSLCWVLSSFAFAQQPQNTQQPSPASQNPASPEQATPGTESKANAVTDNATPNKKPAPETPAIHNDVVIKGGTILTVTHGKIENGSIYIHNGKIAAVGQSVDAPAGATVIDATGKFVMPGIIDSHSHIALDDDVNEATSPITPQMMMRDAFDYNDKAIYRALAGGVTTSLLLHGSANMIGGQAIVIKHKYGLGRDELLFPGAPQSIKFASGENPKRVYGSRNQLPSTRMGNFEVMRASFIEAREYMRTWDDYDAKVKKGDKDATPPKKDLKLEALADILRGKLLVQIHCYRADEFLTEMAMAKEFGYKIRAFHHALEAYKVADKIAANGVAIATWPDWWGFKYEAWDGIPWNAAISAHKGVRVALKSDSEDVTRRLNQEAGKAIHYGLTEDEALRAITINPAWIIGVDDRVGSIDVGKDADISIWNSYPLSSSALVDKVLIDGDLYFDRSLPGLGLTHYKEVQ